The nucleotide sequence CGATTTTCACGCCGGGCAGAAGCCGGCCCGAGCCGGGCTGATTCAATTCCGCCACTTTGGCTTCCACGTCGCGCAAGGCCGGCAACGATTGCTCGTCTTTTCGCAACAGCACGATGCCTTCGACGGCGTCGTCGTTCGCGTCCCAAACGCGTTTGCCACCCACGCGTTTCTCTTTGCCATTTGCATCCTTGGCTGGCCGATCGGCGGCGACGCGTCCGAGCCGCGTTTGGTGGCCGACGATCACGCCGCGATCGGCGAGCGGATATCCGGCCGGGACACGCCCACCATCGACCACGTCGTCGATATGGACCGACACATTGTTAGTCGCTGCGATGCCGATGTCGCGGATTTCTCGCAGCCGGCGATCTTCTTCGTCGCGAAGATAGTTTCGCGCGGCCACGGGGTCTTTCATCCCCAGCACGTTTTGCACCGGATCTTCGCCGCCGCCGATCAAGCCCAGGCTGCGCACGACCTGCACCGCCGGCCCTTGCTTCACGTAGTCGCCGCCGACGTTGGCGTTGCAACCGGAAATCGCGTTTTGCAATTGGTTGACCGTGATGCCGTAACGCGCCATGAGATCGGGGTCGGGCTGAATTTCATAGCGTTTCAAGGTGCCGCCGAAGCTGGCCACGTCGCCGATGCGGTCCACGCGGCGAAATTGCCGTTCGAGCGTCCAATCCTCGAGGGCCTTCAGGTCGTTGAGGCTATAGATCGGCCGGCCGGCGGCATCCTTCGGATTCGAAAGCGTGTAGCGATAGATTTCGCCGGTGGGCGTCTCCGGGGAAATGACGGGCGTCACGCCGTTCGGCAACTGGGCGTATCGCAGGCGATTCAGCACTTCCTGCTTGGCCGCGCTGAATTCCGTGTTGTAGTTGAATTGGCAGCGCAGATGCCCCAATTGAAACAGCGATTGGCTGCGCGTGTAAGCCAGCCCCGCCATGCCCGCCAGCGCATCTTCCAAGGGGATGTTCACCAGCCGTTCAACTTCTTCGGCCGAGGCGCCGGGATACTGCGCAACCACTTCGATGATCGCCGGCGCAGGGTCGGGATAGGCTTCGACATTGACGTGGAAGAATGCATAAAGCCCACCGGCCAGCAGGCTCAACGCCATGAGGAGCACGACGGCCCGGCTTCCCGTGGCCCAATCGATTAGTTTACGGACCATGATGAACGACCTCTGGCGGCAAACGACTCAAACGGCTTCATGAAACCAAGTGCCCACGAGCACCGCGGCGCGGGTGCCATGCCCACGGCTTTGCCCGGGCAAGCGTGCGCCGGCCATGCCCACTCAGAGCAACGGGCATCGCACCCCGAGCCCACCCGGTGCGTCCGCGTTCTTAGTTTTGCGACGCGGTCTTCGCTGCCGCCTCGGCCCGCAGGTCTTGTAGTGCGGCCGACAACTGCAACACACCATCGACCATCACGTTCTCGTGCGGCTCGAGCGGTTTGATGCCCCGCTGTTGCTGCTCTTGCGATGGAGTTTTCACGATTCCCAAGAACTTTTCGGTCCCATGCCCGGCAAGCGCCACAGGGCGCTCCTCGAATTGCCAATCCTGGTCTTTCCCGTGCCGCACAAAGACCGTCGCTCCGCCTCCGTTTTCGACGACCGCGGCGGCCGGCACCGACACCAGATTTTTCGGCGCCGGCAGCGAGACCGTGGCGGTGACGAATTGCCCGATCAACAGCCTGTCGTCGGGATTGTCGATCCAGCCGAGCACCTGGCCCGTGTGCTGGCTCGGATCGATGATGCGGCCGATCTGGTCGAAGCTGAACTGGCCCGAAAGTGGTTTGCGGTTGGCATCCGCGCCGATCTGAATCGTCCACTTCCGCTCTTCCGGCTTCAGTTCCTGTAGCGCGGGCAAATCCTCTTCATACACCTGGCATAGCACACGGAGCCGATTCAGATTGGCCACCTTGATGACATCGAGCGTGGTGTCGATGATGTCGCCGACGCCCGTGTTCATTTCCACGACGACCCCCGAAATCGGCGACCGCACTTCGACGCGCGACCAGTCGCGCTGTGCCTTTGGGCTGCTGGCCGTCAGACCCGCGCCGATTGCATCGGCCTCTTTTTCGAGAGCTTGAATTTCTTCATCCGTCAGCCGCCACGAGCGGAGCGTTCGTTCGGCTCGGCTGCGGGCGATCCAATCGGATTGCCGGGTGTATTCCGCCTGCCGGACGGTTTGATCGGGCGTGGCCCCTTTTTGGGCCAGGTCGCGGAGGCGGGCGAGCGTTTCATCGTCGAGCCGGAGGTGCAGAATCGCATCCACGAATTCGCTCTTCTTTTCGCCCAAATCCTTGCACCAAACCACCGCAATAAGTTGCTCCTTCTCGACCCGATCGCCGAATCGGATCGGCTGCGACTTCGGATTGCCCGGGTCCGAGGGTCCCATTTCCATGATTTCACCAGGGAATCGCGAATGGACTCGGGCCATATTGCTGGGATCGACCATCAGCGTGCCATCGAGCTTCAGCGTCCGTGGCGAAGAATACGGCTCGACCTCAGCCGTTTTCACCCCCAGGCGCAGCACCATCTCGGCAGGCATTTTCACGATCGGCGGTTGAACACTCGTTAGCTGTAATCCCGAGCTATCCGGCGGATCGCCTGCAGACGCTCCGGCATCTTTCTTCTCCAGGGCGCCCGGCAACAACCGCACCGCGACGACGATCAGCACGACGACTGCAATCGATCCGGCAATCCAGCGCCATTTGGCGCCCCGTCGGCTTGTCGCCGGGGATGTTTCTTCTGATGCAGACATGATGCTTTATCCGTAAAAAGCTACAAAATCATCGTTCGCAGGCAGGTCATGATTCGTCGCAA is from Pirellulales bacterium and encodes:
- a CDS encoding efflux RND transporter periplasmic adaptor subunit, with the protein product MSASEETSPATSRRGAKWRWIAGSIAVVVLIVVAVRLLPGALEKKDAGASAGDPPDSSGLQLTSVQPPIVKMPAEMVLRLGVKTAEVEPYSSPRTLKLDGTLMVDPSNMARVHSRFPGEIMEMGPSDPGNPKSQPIRFGDRVEKEQLIAVVWCKDLGEKKSEFVDAILHLRLDDETLARLRDLAQKGATPDQTVRQAEYTRQSDWIARSRAERTLRSWRLTDEEIQALEKEADAIGAGLTASSPKAQRDWSRVEVRSPISGVVVEMNTGVGDIIDTTLDVIKVANLNRLRVLCQVYEEDLPALQELKPEERKWTIQIGADANRKPLSGQFSFDQIGRIIDPSQHTGQVLGWIDNPDDRLLIGQFVTATVSLPAPKNLVSVPAAAVVENGGGATVFVRHGKDQDWQFEERPVALAGHGTEKFLGIVKTPSQEQQQRGIKPLEPHENVMVDGVLQLSAALQDLRAEAAAKTASQN